GTGCCGCGCGGGTCGGGAGTGCCGGTGGGCGCGTCCAGGACGGGCGCGCCTGCCTTGCCGTCAGGCGCGGGCAGGTGAAGTTCCGCGCCGACGATGGTGGGCAGGCCTACCGCTCTGGCGGCATTGGCGAAGCGCACCACGCCATACAGTCCGTCGTGATCGGTGAGCGCCATCGCCGACAATCCCAGGCGCCCAGCCTCTGCCGCCATCTCTTCCGGTTGGCTGGCGCCGTCGAGAAAGCTGAAGGCCGAGTGGGCGTGCAACTCCGCGTAGTCGACGCATTCGGTCATGGGAGGCACTCCGTCATCGCACACACTCAGTCATAGACGGCCTCGAGCATCCAGCGCCCCTCGTGGAGAGCGATCAGAAGTGCCGCCCCCGTCTGGGCATCCTCGCCGCGCAGCGCCACCTGCAGGAAAGCGCGCCGTGATGCCTCGCCCGACCACCATCGCTCCGCAATCGGCCACGGACCCGCCCACGCCTCGATCGGCAGGGGTGGTGCCCACACAGGGCCGTCGTCGCCGCCCACATGACCAGACGACGGATGCCGGTGCGCCGCGCGCGCCACCTTGTCGCGCGGGTCTGCCTGCAGGCGCACCCAGGTGGGAGGGGCGCTCACCGCGAGGCGCCGGTCGACCCGCACGGGGCTTCCGCCAGCGTCGAGCACGTGAATCTCGAGCGGCACTGGAAGCACCGTCGCCGGGGCGGGATCGGGGATGCGGCCTGGCCACGGGTGGCTGACCCGCCGGGCAGGCTCCCCCTCTTGTCCCCATGCGAGCGAGTGCACGCGGTCGCGCGGAGTGCGGCCGCCCTGCTCTGCCACCGCCAACACACCTTCGGCCCCCAACAGCCCCTGGACGCGTTCAAGTGCTCGGTGTGCCCTGGCATCGGCCCCCGACGTGCCGCCCCACAAGAACGATTGCTCTGATCCGAGCGGCACCACGTCCTCAGCGGTGAGCGTGAGCGCCGTGAGCGGCGCTGGTTGCGGCCCCGTCGCGGTGCCGGACAGCCACCCCTCGAGTTGCCAGCGCACCCTGTCGGCCATGTGCTTAGAAAAGGCTCCCGAACGGCTTCCCACGTCGGTGCGCCACACCCTCACCAGCTCGTCCCCCGTCACGGTGCGGGCGCCGATGCGCACGCGGGAGCATCGCGAGGCGGCAGCCAGGAGGGCGGCATCGAGCTCGTCTGCCACGTGGGCGGCCACCAGCGCGAGTTGCTCAACCCTCTCGGCGGGGTCCTCGAACTCGTACCCGACGGCGATGTCGCCTTCCGCGCGCCTCACGACGGGAGGGGCGACATCCTCCCCTTTTGCCATACGCTGCGCCCACGCGCCCACGTGACCAAAGCGGGCGACGACGTCGGCGGCGGGAAGCGCGGCGAAGTCGCCAAGGGCGGTCAGCCCCAGCCGCGTGAGCACACTGACGAGGTCTTCCACCTCGGTGCGTTGAGTACGTTCCATGGCGGCGTGCACCAAGGCATTCACCGGCAGGGGGGCGAGGAATCCCTGGGACTGGCCGCGCTCGATCAAGGCATGTGCCCTGGCTGCCATCACGGCGGCAAGCAGGCCGTCGGCGATGCCCACCGCCGACTCGCAGCCTGCATCTTCCGCCACCTGGGTCACGAGCGCCTCCGCGAGCGCCTCTTCCGAGCCGTGAAAGCGAGCGGCCCCCTCCGAGGGGATCATGAGCAGGCCCGGGCGCGAGATCTCCACGCCAGCCACGACCTGCTCCGCGGCGGCGGCGACGGCTTCGAACTCGCGGGCGTCCCTGCCCTCGTCATGATGGAGGATCTCGAGCTCTGGACAGGCCCTCTGGGCCAGGCGCTTGCGCATCCCCCTGCGCACTCCCGCGGCGCGTGCCGCCGCAGAGACGGCCAGCATTCCCCTGCCGTGAAGTACTGCCGCCGGGGTATCGGCGCTGAGGCCTGCTTGAGCCATGGCAGCCACTACCGGCCAATCGGGCACCCACAGGACCACGCGGCGCACCGTCGCCACGGTGGCGTCACGCAAGGGGGCGCTCATGCCGCACCCGTGCCAAGGGTTCCGTTATTGACGACGCCGCCCCCAACCATGCTGTCCCCTACCGCCTTGCGCCTGCTCGTGCGGTCGGAGGCCACCGGGGCGTCGTCCGCATCGAGGGCGACAATCACCCGTCGTGTAGCACCCACCGAGCGTCCGGAAATCGCTATCGTCACATCGCGCTCGCGCAGGCGACCCTCCCCTGCGCCGAGCCCCCTCCACCGAGACTTCTCGACCGTCAGCTGGATCTGGGCGCCCGCCCATGAACCGGCAACGACCATGGCGCAACCGCGCTCCCTGACGCGCCCGGCAAGTCGCCTGCGGTCGGCGTCCGACAGGGCAATTCCCTGCCCGACCATCACGATGTCCATGCCGTCGATGCACGCGCCCAAGGCAGCGGGTGCTTGCGCCCCAGGGTGCGGGATCAGAGCCAGTCGGTCCAGGTCGATGCCGCGCCGCGCCGCCGCGAGCACGCCCACGTTCGGCATGCCCACCATGGCGGCCCAGGCGCCCTCCTTGGAGGCCCGCGCCACAAGCGCGAGCAACAGAGACGTCGAGCCCTCGACCGCGACCACCTGCCCCCTGCGCAAGCCATGCGGGAGCACCGAGGTGAGCGCCTCGTCGAGCGCGAAGGCTTGCCCCTCAGCCGCCTTGCGGTCGGCTCCCATGCGCGATTCGACGGCGCTCAATGCGGCCCTGGCGGCAGCGAGGCGAGTCCCCTGAGTCTCCATGGTCACCTCCCGAGCGGTCGCCTACGGAACGGCGGACCCACCCGCACGCCATTCGAACATGTGTTCGATTCTGCCACGAATGGCAGACATGCGCGAGCGCGGGTGACGGCGGCCACACCCGCGCCTGAGAGGCTCCCTTAGTGACGCAATGCCCACACAGCAACGGCCGACGCCGCGGCCACGTTGAGCGAGTCCACTCCCCCTGCCATCGGGATGGTGACGACGTAGTCGGCGGCCGCAAGCGCGTCGGGCGCGAGCCCGTCCCCCTCAGCGCCCATGACCAAGGCGACCCGCTCGTGACCGGCGTCGGCGAAGTCTTCCAATGCCACGGCGTCGTCCGCGAGC
The Demequina sp. TMPB413 DNA segment above includes these coding regions:
- a CDS encoding DNA polymerase Y family protein; its protein translation is MSAPLRDATVATVRRVVLWVPDWPVVAAMAQAGLSADTPAAVLHGRGMLAVSAAARAAGVRRGMRKRLAQRACPELEILHHDEGRDAREFEAVAAAAEQVVAGVEISRPGLLMIPSEGAARFHGSEEALAEALVTQVAEDAGCESAVGIADGLLAAVMAARAHALIERGQSQGFLAPLPVNALVHAAMERTQRTEVEDLVSVLTRLGLTALGDFAALPAADVVARFGHVGAWAQRMAKGEDVAPPVVRRAEGDIAVGYEFEDPAERVEQLALVAAHVADELDAALLAAASRCSRVRIGARTVTGDELVRVWRTDVGSRSGAFSKHMADRVRWQLEGWLSGTATGPQPAPLTALTLTAEDVVPLGSEQSFLWGGTSGADARAHRALERVQGLLGAEGVLAVAEQGGRTPRDRVHSLAWGQEGEPARRVSHPWPGRIPDPAPATVLPVPLEIHVLDAGGSPVRVDRRLAVSAPPTWVRLQADPRDKVARAAHRHPSSGHVGGDDGPVWAPPLPIEAWAGPWPIAERWWSGEASRRAFLQVALRGEDAQTGAALLIALHEGRWMLEAVYD